In the genome of Ancylomarina subtilis, one region contains:
- a CDS encoding DUF4469 domain-containing protein, protein MEYCLNTDYLQEIADNCLDKLHHLKSDSKENNRITDDLKIKISSFKKYGTNSLFSALGSGSIVELRGKSLKFDSTDNYQGIFLLKEGGSEYRVSVYITNRPSRQIFQIPENIDSGRYKLELRTLHRGNKALRRAKLKELLNIVLK, encoded by the coding sequence ATGGAATATTGTTTGAATACTGATTATTTGCAGGAAATAGCAGATAATTGTTTGGATAAATTACATCACCTAAAGAGTGATAGTAAAGAAAATAATAGAATAACTGATGATCTAAAGATTAAAATCAGTAGTTTCAAAAAGTATGGTACAAATTCTCTTTTTTCAGCTTTAGGTTCTGGTTCTATCGTTGAACTCCGGGGTAAGTCCTTAAAATTTGATAGCACTGATAACTATCAGGGGATATTTCTTCTTAAAGAAGGAGGTTCAGAATACAGGGTTTCAGTATATATAACGAATAGGCCCAGTAGACAGATTTTTCAAATTCCTGAGAACATAGATTCTGGTCGATATAAGTTGGAATTACGGACTTTGCATAGAGGTAATAAAGCCTTACGCCGGGCTAAGTTAAAGGAATTATTAAATATAGTTTTAAAATAA
- a CDS encoding DUF4251 domain-containing protein, which produces MKTIFKKLLGSFLLIVLVTSLSAQKKEERKAQKIKVYQECLQLIKSGEFKFEADKAYPQSGSYIDLTTNYGFIKVSENNCLCDLPFFGRAYHADYGGDAGMDFEGEMLNKELTRDDKKMKVTYTFDVKDKEVFTVIIEAFSKKSVSTIVRCNSKAHISYSGQIVELKKDDPDAE; this is translated from the coding sequence ATGAAAACAATATTCAAAAAACTACTGGGTTCATTCTTATTAATCGTTCTGGTAACAAGCCTTTCAGCACAAAAAAAAGAGGAACGAAAAGCTCAAAAAATTAAAGTCTATCAAGAATGCCTGCAACTAATTAAAAGTGGCGAATTCAAATTCGAAGCTGACAAAGCTTATCCTCAAAGTGGATCTTACATCGATCTTACTACGAATTATGGCTTTATTAAAGTTTCTGAGAATAATTGTCTATGCGATTTACCTTTTTTCGGCCGCGCTTATCATGCGGATTATGGTGGTGATGCCGGAATGGATTTCGAAGGTGAAATGCTAAACAAAGAACTCACTCGTGATGATAAAAAAATGAAAGTGACTTATACCTTTGATGTCAAAGATAAAGAGGTTTTCACTGTAATTATCGAGGCGTTTTCAAAAAAATCGGTATCCACAATTGTTCGATGTAACAGCAAAGCTCACATCTCCTATTCAGGACAAATTGTGGAACTTAAAAAGGATGATCCAGATGCTGAATAA
- a CDS encoding thioesterase family protein, with translation MSLEEGLNFTQELTVEDNNTAIAHGSGKLPVFATPAMVAFMENTAVKCIEKGLDKGLDTVGIQIDTKHIKATKVGKKVTCTATLTKVDGKKLTFQIEATDEDGPIGSSLHKRYIIDPIKFMERA, from the coding sequence ATGTCTTTAGAAGAAGGATTAAATTTCACTCAGGAATTAACTGTTGAAGATAATAATACGGCTATCGCACACGGTTCGGGTAAATTACCTGTATTTGCGACACCTGCAATGGTCGCATTTATGGAAAACACAGCTGTAAAATGCATAGAAAAGGGCTTGGATAAAGGCTTGGATACAGTTGGAATTCAAATTGACACCAAACATATTAAAGCCACTAAAGTGGGTAAGAAGGTGACCTGTACAGCAACTCTAACGAAAGTGGATGGTAAAAAACTGACTTTCCAAATTGAAGCGACAGACGAAGATGGCCCAATTGGTTCATCACTCCACAAGCGCTATATCATCGATCCTATTAAATTTATGGAAAGAGCCTAA
- a CDS encoding SRPBCC family protein, whose amino-acid sequence MKKALLIVGILVVLVLILHQVAPKHYQVERKVVVSTQIDTVFKSLCSLKEQQLWSPWAEMDPNMKVEYRGMDGEIGSVSHWVGNDKVGEGEQEIKKIESNTYIETELRFLKPFKSTSIGFLKLKPVDSQTEVTWGFKGEHKFPTTIIMLFMDMDEQIGPDFEKGLSKFKTYIEK is encoded by the coding sequence ATGAAAAAAGCTCTTTTAATTGTAGGTATCTTAGTTGTTTTGGTATTGATTCTTCATCAGGTAGCTCCCAAACATTATCAAGTAGAACGTAAAGTTGTTGTGTCAACACAAATCGACACCGTATTTAAAAGTCTCTGTTCATTAAAAGAACAACAACTATGGTCCCCCTGGGCTGAGATGGATCCCAATATGAAAGTTGAGTATCGAGGTATGGATGGAGAGATCGGATCTGTTTCGCATTGGGTTGGTAACGATAAAGTTGGTGAAGGAGAACAGGAGATTAAAAAAATTGAAAGCAACACGTATATTGAAACAGAATTGCGCTTTCTTAAACCCTTTAAATCCACAAGTATCGGTTTCCTTAAACTAAAACCCGTAGACAGCCAGACTGAAGTCACATGGGGATTTAAGGGTGAGCATAAATTCCCAACTACAATTATCATGTTGTTTATGGATATGGATGAGCAAATTGGTCCTGATTTTGAAAAGGGACTAAGCAAATTCAAAACTTATATCGAGAAATAA
- a CDS encoding nucleotide triphosphate diphosphatase NUDT15 — MESKRPKVGVGVAVIKEGRVLLGKRKNAHGDGTWAFPGGHLEYQECWEDCAIREILEETGLRIKNVRYGTVTNDIFQEEQKHYVTIVMLADYDFGDVNLMEPDKCERWEWFDWNNLPQSIFMTIQNLKRNNYNPITSSKIKD, encoded by the coding sequence ATGGAAAGTAAGCGTCCTAAAGTAGGAGTTGGAGTTGCCGTGATAAAAGAGGGGAGAGTGTTGTTGGGTAAGCGGAAAAATGCTCATGGTGATGGTACCTGGGCCTTTCCGGGAGGTCATTTGGAATATCAGGAATGCTGGGAAGATTGTGCTATTCGCGAAATCCTTGAAGAAACTGGCTTAAGAATAAAGAATGTTCGATATGGAACTGTAACCAATGATATTTTTCAGGAAGAGCAAAAGCATTATGTCACTATTGTTATGCTGGCAGATTATGATTTCGGAGATGTAAATTTGATGGAACCTGACAAGTGTGAACGCTGGGAGTGGTTTGACTGGAACAATCTTCCCCAGTCAATTTTTATGACTATTCAGAATCTTAAAAGAAACAATTATAACCCAATAACCTCATCTAAAATTAAAGACTAA
- the asnA gene encoding aspartate--ammonia ligase, with the protein MKDLIIPKDYKSSLDLDQTEKAIKLIKDQFQLQLSSELRLKRVTAPLIVMKHTGLNDDLNGVERPVAFPIKALGDDKAEVVHSLAKWKRYMLGELSIPAGQGLYTDMNALRPDEDFTNIHSLYVDQWDWEKSITKEERSLDTLKETVKQIYAALKRTAYILQEYYPSIQAQLPEEICFIHAEELLLQYPELSPKERETKVAKEFGAVFIIGIGSEMVNGEPHDGRAPDYDDWSTPTVSGYKGLNGDIILWNPVLEIAFEISSMGIRVDEEALEKQLILRGAEERKTLMFHQKLLAGELPYSIGGGIGQSRLCMFLLQKAHIGEVQSSIWPEEMRQKCQESGIFIL; encoded by the coding sequence ATGAAAGATTTAATTATTCCAAAGGATTACAAGAGTTCACTCGACTTGGATCAAACTGAAAAAGCAATTAAGCTCATTAAGGATCAATTCCAATTGCAACTGTCTTCAGAATTGAGGTTAAAAAGGGTTACAGCTCCATTAATCGTAATGAAACATACAGGTCTTAACGATGATTTAAACGGTGTGGAACGTCCGGTTGCCTTCCCAATTAAGGCTTTAGGAGATGACAAAGCTGAAGTGGTCCATTCACTTGCGAAATGGAAACGCTACATGCTTGGGGAACTTAGTATTCCTGCCGGACAAGGACTTTATACCGACATGAATGCCCTTCGTCCCGATGAGGATTTCACCAATATTCATTCCTTATATGTCGATCAGTGGGATTGGGAGAAAAGCATCACTAAAGAAGAACGAAGCTTGGATACACTGAAAGAAACCGTTAAACAAATCTATGCCGCACTGAAACGCACAGCCTATATTCTTCAGGAATACTACCCAAGTATTCAAGCTCAGTTACCCGAAGAGATCTGCTTCATTCATGCAGAAGAACTCTTATTACAATATCCCGAATTGAGCCCCAAAGAAAGAGAGACTAAGGTCGCCAAAGAATTTGGAGCTGTCTTTATTATCGGCATTGGAAGCGAAATGGTCAATGGCGAGCCACATGATGGTCGTGCTCCTGACTATGACGACTGGAGCACGCCTACTGTAAGCGGGTATAAAGGTTTAAATGGTGATATTATTTTATGGAACCCTGTGCTTGAAATTGCTTTTGAAATCTCATCAATGGGGATTCGTGTAGATGAAGAAGCTTTAGAAAAACAATTGATCCTTAGAGGTGCCGAAGAACGAAAAACGCTTATGTTTCACCAAAAGCTGCTGGCAGGAGAATTGCCTTATTCAATTGGTGGAGGAATTGGACAATCGCGTCTGTGCATGTTTCTGCTTCAAAAAGCTCATATTGGCGAGGTACAATCAAGTATCTGGCCTGAAGAGATGAGACAAAAGTGTCAGGAATCCGGTATTTTCATTCTCTAA
- a CDS encoding monovalent cation:proton antiporter family protein, producing MNTYFDILPFLAGFLIVSVAASRLSLYFLKVKLPIITGLLIIGIIAGPFVLKLIPGESLHQLTFVNDISLSFIAFAAGAELYLAELKGRMKSIKWMTFGQLFFTFVLSAIAIYYLSERIPFMSGFTNEVKISMAILIGVIFVARSPVSAIAIINEMRAKGPFVKTAIGVTVVKDVLVIILFTLCFAISDALISGIPIDFILTVILLGELLLSFFLGWVLGKLMNFVLGLNMTTGLKAFVLIILGYLSFLFAHELHYYSQEYLGFHIYVEPLLVCILASFYVVNFGNSRREFNKIIERVVPKIYILFFTLTGASLSLDSFAEAFSIALVFFFIRLFSMAIGAYVGGRLAGDPKSYNRISWTPYVTQAGVALGLVSIVSQKYPDWGAEFATVLITVIVINQIVGPPLFKWAILKVGESHRKHDVLHEKRDKKVFIFGLEGQSLALARQLMSSDILVKMATRDKEKASHEYQGIPVVHIKDFGMEEMKRIGADSADSFVLFYQDEESLEICELAYEQFGTRHLVVRLHDRKYMKRFQELGALIVEPASMLISLMDHLVRSPIATSIILGMDESQDTVDVEMQNADLHGLSLRDLKLPSDVIILATKRNENPIISTGYTRLRRGDVLTLVGSKESLEKVKLKLGQQSEADFRQLRGVKMKLLTKIKSPKGGDFI from the coding sequence ATGAATACTTATTTCGACATTCTTCCTTTTTTAGCCGGATTTTTAATCGTAAGTGTTGCAGCTAGTCGGTTGTCTCTCTATTTTTTGAAAGTAAAACTGCCTATTATTACAGGCTTGTTAATAATTGGAATCATCGCAGGTCCTTTTGTTTTAAAGCTGATACCAGGCGAATCTTTACATCAACTTACTTTTGTAAATGATATTTCTCTCTCATTCATTGCTTTTGCTGCCGGAGCAGAGCTTTATTTAGCCGAATTGAAAGGGCGTATGAAAAGTATTAAATGGATGACATTTGGACAGCTTTTTTTCACTTTTGTTTTGAGTGCCATTGCCATTTATTATTTGAGTGAGCGTATTCCGTTTATGTCAGGATTCACGAATGAGGTGAAAATTTCAATGGCTATATTGATCGGCGTTATTTTTGTAGCTCGTTCGCCGGTTTCAGCCATCGCAATTATTAACGAAATGCGAGCCAAAGGCCCTTTTGTAAAAACGGCCATTGGTGTAACGGTCGTAAAGGATGTTCTTGTTATCATTTTGTTTACTCTTTGTTTTGCAATATCAGATGCTTTAATATCAGGAATCCCCATTGATTTTATTCTTACGGTTATTCTTCTGGGAGAGTTGCTACTGTCATTCTTTCTGGGGTGGGTTTTGGGTAAACTAATGAATTTTGTTTTGGGGCTGAATATGACTACAGGATTAAAAGCCTTTGTTCTTATTATACTTGGCTACCTCTCTTTTCTTTTTGCGCACGAGTTACATTATTACAGTCAGGAGTATCTTGGATTTCATATTTATGTGGAACCTCTTTTGGTTTGTATCCTGGCAAGTTTTTATGTGGTTAATTTTGGTAATTCTCGCCGGGAATTTAATAAGATTATAGAACGTGTCGTTCCTAAAATATATATCCTGTTTTTCACCTTAACAGGTGCTTCTCTCTCTCTTGATAGTTTTGCTGAAGCCTTTAGTATTGCTCTTGTATTTTTCTTTATTCGCCTTTTTAGTATGGCAATTGGGGCCTATGTAGGCGGACGATTGGCAGGTGATCCCAAATCGTATAATCGAATATCATGGACGCCTTATGTCACTCAGGCAGGTGTCGCTTTAGGTTTGGTTTCAATTGTCAGCCAGAAATATCCGGATTGGGGAGCAGAGTTTGCAACTGTTTTGATTACAGTAATTGTTATTAATCAGATTGTGGGGCCACCGCTTTTTAAATGGGCAATTTTAAAGGTAGGCGAAAGTCATCGTAAGCATGATGTTTTACACGAAAAACGCGATAAAAAAGTATTTATTTTTGGTTTAGAGGGGCAATCTCTGGCTCTGGCCAGACAGTTGATGAGTAGTGATATATTAGTTAAGATGGCAACCCGGGATAAGGAAAAAGCATCACATGAATATCAGGGGATTCCGGTCGTTCATATTAAGGATTTTGGAATGGAGGAGATGAAACGAATAGGGGCTGATTCTGCTGATAGTTTTGTTCTTTTTTATCAAGATGAAGAGAGTCTAGAGATATGCGAATTGGCTTATGAACAATTTGGTACGCGACATTTGGTCGTGCGTTTACACGATAGAAAATACATGAAACGTTTTCAGGAATTAGGAGCCCTTATTGTGGAACCAGCTTCTATGCTGATTAGTTTAATGGATCACTTGGTTCGCTCTCCAATCGCAACATCTATCATTCTGGGTATGGATGAAAGTCAGGATACAGTGGATGTTGAAATGCAAAATGCGGATCTACATGGTTTAAGTTTGCGCGACCTAAAATTGCCATCTGATGTGATTATTCTTGCAACCAAACGTAATGAGAATCCAATTATCTCAACTGGTTATACTCGGTTAAGGCGGGGAGATGTTCTAACTTTGGTTGGTTCAAAAGAGAGTTTGGAGAAGGTTAAACTCAAATTGGGACAACAGTCTGAAGCTGATTTTAGGCAGCTCAGAGGTGTCAAGATGAAACTCTTAACTAAGATTAAGTCTCCTAAGGGAGGCGACTTTATTTAA
- a CDS encoding YgaP family membrane protein, producing MKKNMGLVDRILRSIVAITLIALYIFDVITGTIGIILVVLSSIMLLSSIIGNCPPYSLIGINTCKKKD from the coding sequence ATGAAAAAAAATATGGGTCTTGTTGATCGTATCTTACGTTCAATAGTTGCTATAACATTAATTGCCTTGTATATCTTTGATGTTATCACTGGTACAATTGGTATAATCCTTGTCGTACTTTCTTCTATTATGCTTCTTTCAAGTATTATTGGCAATTGCCCTCCATACTCACTAATAGGCATTAATACATGCAAAAAGAAAGACTAA